The genomic interval CAAACCCTTCTAAACTAATAATTCTTGAAAGTAAGTTTCTTAATTTTACTTCATCATCTATAATCAATACAGTTTTCAAGCTTTTTCTATATATTATTTTGCAAATTTAGCAAATATTGGCTTTCTAATTTTAATTTAAAATAATTTAATCTGTAGTAACCTTCTATTCAATTCCAGTGCACAAAGTATTTGTTCAGAATATTCTAATTATAGATTAGGTTTTATTCATGAAACCTTGGAATGGGTATTATTTTAAGGCTATGGATATTTTAAAAAAATTGAGTATGAATAAATGAATTTTAAACAATGCACTTCATAACTATTCTTATTTCAAAATCAATTAAGCTAGCTCAATATTTTTTTAAAACTTTAAATGAGCAAGTGGATTGAAGTTATAAAATGCATTTTTTTGACCATTTCATTAATCACTGATTGCGATTTTTCCATTCGAAATGGTTTTATTATTTTGCATCAATTGAAAATAATAAATCCCAAATGGTATATTGTGAAGATTACACTTAATTTCATACCCAAAAATTGAATTATATTGTTTTACTTTATTGCCTATTGAATTATAGATTAATAATTTTGCTTCATGCAATGGTATGTCAAACTTTAAACTAATATGGGATTTTGTAGGATTTGGATAGAGGATATACTTTATTCGATTGTTATTATTCTGAGTGGTATTAAGCGGGAGTATTTGACATATAGAACTTGAATGAACTGAAGTATGCGAATTTGAATTTGAAAAAACGCTATTTCCCAATTGTCCATAATTATTTCTACCACTAGCCCAAATTTGTCCCGTTTCTGTTAGATACAAAGAATGTTCTCGGGTAGCTTCAGCTCTTATTATTTTGTCAGCGCCCCAAGAAGAAATGACCTGCACAGGAGTAGCTTTGTCAATGTTAGTTCCATCACCCAGCTGACCATCATTATTACCTCCGCTATTCAATCCACAAGACCAAACGGATCCATCATTTTTTATAAAAACAGAATGAATACCGCCAGCTTCTGCTTGAATTATTTCTGTTAAGCTACTTATTAGTGTTGCTGATTTTTTATCAAGAGTACTTCCATCACCCAACTGACCATAATTATTTCGTCCACTAGAATACACCTCCCCTCGTTCTGTTACAAAAAGCGAATGCCACTCACCAGCAGATATTTGTTTAATTCCAGAAAGCCCAGGAATTTGTATTGGGATATTTTTTGAGCTTATGGTTCCATTTCCAAATTGACCAAAACCATTATGTCCGCAAGCCCAAACGGTGCCATCTTTTTTCAAGAAAAGGGAGAATTCAGCACCTGCGGCAACTTGTACAATATCTGAAAGCGTGGCAAGCTTAACGGCAATTGTTTTATTGATATTGGTGCCATCCCCTAATTGACCGGAGGAATTCAAACCACTGGCCCAAACGCTACCATCATTTTTTAAAAAAAGGGAATGTTCACCCCCACCAGCTGCTTGAATAATATTCGTTAAGCCAACTACTTGAACAGGCGTCGTTTTATTTTCAATAGTACCATCACCAAGTGGACCTAAAGGGTTTCGGCCACAGGCCCAAACGGTGCCATCCTGTTTAACAAAGAGTGAGTGAAATAATCCTCCAGCGACTTGAATGATCCCGGATAATCCAGTTACTTTAACCCCTTTATTTTCCTCTAAAATACGCCCATTTCCTAATTGACCATATCCATTGTAACCCCAGGAATGAACCGTACTATCTGAACAAA from Saprospiraceae bacterium carries:
- a CDS encoding T9SS type A sorting domain-containing protein gives rise to the protein MRINIQISLFLVFIFCQPHVSYAQLVAAGGRHSLAICSDSTVHSWGYNGYGQLGNGRILEENKGVKVTGLSGIIQVAGGLFHSLFVKQDGTVWACGRNPLGPLGDGTIENKTTPVQVVGLTNIIQAAGGGEHSLFLKNDGSVWASGLNSSGQLGDGTNINKTIAVKLATLSDIVQVAAGAEFSLFLKKDGTVWACGHNGFGQFGNGTISSKNIPIQIPGLSGIKQISAGEWHSLFVTERGEVYSSGRNNYGQLGDGSTLDKKSATLISSLTEIIQAEAGGIHSVFIKNDGSVWSCGLNSGGNNDGQLGDGTNIDKATPVQVISSWGADKIIRAEATREHSLYLTETGQIWASGRNNYGQLGNSVFSNSNSHTSVHSSSICQILPLNTTQNNNNRIKYILYPNPTKSHISLKFDIPLHEAKLLIYNSIGNKVKQYNSIFGYEIKCNLHNIPFGIYYFQLMQNNKTISNGKIAISD